A genomic stretch from Colwellia sp. Arc7-635 includes:
- the ccoS gene encoding cbb3-type cytochrome oxidase assembly protein CcoS, with product MSVIYILIPIAILLTALGIYLFFWAVKTEQFDDLEKQGMSILFDHKDDQKNNASSENNTETNMPSDEHRPSHKSNNKLSSPQEKK from the coding sequence ATGAGTGTCATTTACATATTAATTCCTATTGCCATTTTACTTACCGCACTGGGTATCTACCTGTTTTTTTGGGCAGTTAAAACTGAGCAGTTTGATGATTTGGAAAAACAAGGCATGAGCATTTTATTTGATCATAAAGACGATCAAAAAAATAATGCTAGCAGCGAAAATAATACCGAGACAAATATGCCATCTGATGAACACAGACCTTCGCACAAGAGTAATAATAAGTTGAGTTCTCCACAGGAAAAAAAGTAG
- the ccoP gene encoding cytochrome-c oxidase, cbb3-type subunit III produces the protein MSSFWTIWVSVLTLGTLVGCFILLRMCLKNFAGVPEGEAMSHTFDGIQELNNPLPKWWSNFFLITILWGFFYIAVYGLGGWTGLSGWQSSNQGILNLAESKEKSALAKENGLLVQYDREVSAADEKYGKIFAKYAALSIEDIAATKNAEIDFDTSNYEALSVAQKATFDGTEALKVGQRLFLQNCSQCHGSDARGTTGFPNLADKDWLYGGSPETIKATLMHGRKANGMMAWSAALGGEQGVKEVAAFVLSLSGREVDAKAAEAGKAKFALCAACHGSEGKGSAAMGIPLGAPNLTDNTWLYGGSQRAVETSIANGRAGVMPAWDKILGEEKIHVISAYVYSLSQD, from the coding sequence TATCAGTTCTAACCCTTGGCACACTAGTAGGTTGTTTTATTTTACTACGTATGTGTTTAAAGAACTTTGCAGGTGTCCCTGAAGGTGAGGCGATGAGCCATACCTTTGATGGTATTCAAGAGTTAAATAACCCGTTGCCAAAGTGGTGGAGTAATTTCTTTTTAATTACTATCCTTTGGGGCTTTTTCTACATTGCTGTTTATGGCCTTGGTGGTTGGACAGGTCTTTCTGGCTGGCAGAGTTCTAACCAAGGTATTTTAAACCTTGCTGAATCAAAAGAAAAATCAGCTTTAGCGAAAGAAAATGGTTTATTAGTTCAATACGATCGTGAAGTATCTGCTGCTGATGAAAAGTACGGTAAAATATTTGCTAAATATGCCGCTCTTTCAATTGAAGATATTGCTGCAACGAAAAATGCAGAGATTGATTTCGATACCAGCAATTACGAAGCACTGTCAGTAGCGCAAAAAGCAACGTTTGATGGCACAGAAGCACTAAAAGTAGGCCAACGCCTATTTTTACAAAACTGTTCACAATGTCATGGTTCTGATGCTCGTGGTACCACGGGTTTCCCGAACTTAGCTGATAAAGATTGGTTATACGGTGGTTCACCTGAAACAATCAAAGCAACGCTTATGCATGGCCGAAAAGCCAATGGCATGATGGCTTGGAGTGCTGCATTAGGTGGCGAACAAGGCGTTAAAGAAGTTGCGGCTTTTGTGTTAAGTTTAAGTGGTCGTGAAGTTGATGCTAAAGCAGCAGAAGCAGGTAAAGCTAAATTTGCATTGTGTGCAGCTTGTCACGGTAGCGAAGGTAAAGGTAGTGCAGCAATGGGCATCCCATTAGGTGCGCCTAACTTAACCGACAACACTTGGTTATACGGTGGTTCACAACGTGCTGTTGAAACATCTATTGCTAACGGTCGTGCCGGTGTTATGCCAGCTTGGGATAAAATCCTAGGTGAAGAAAAAATTCACGTGATCAGTGCTTATGTTTATAGTTTGTCGCAAGACTAA
- the uspE gene encoding universal stress protein UspE, with the protein MEKYQKILAVVDPTTEDQKALKRAIELARKTGASITAFLSIYDFSYEMTTMLSSDEREAMRQSVINDRTQWLQAILADLDINELSIDCKVIWHNRPYEQIINQVLENGYDIVIKGTHQHDKLKSVIFTPTDWHILRKCPCPVLLVKEHSWPDNGNIVAALNIGSNEEEHKSLNDKITAEAKQLTKVMKANLHLVNSFPGTPVNIAIEIPEFNANDYNLSMLKHHKHAMQEHAKAFNIAPENTHIKEGLPEDVIQSVASKLDAELVILGTVGRTGLSAALIGNTAEHVIDRLNCDVLALKPDGYVSPFDVE; encoded by the coding sequence ATGGAAAAGTATCAAAAAATTCTCGCTGTTGTTGACCCGACAACAGAAGATCAAAAAGCGTTAAAACGTGCAATAGAATTAGCACGAAAAACAGGCGCTAGTATTACCGCATTTTTGAGTATTTATGACTTTTCTTATGAAATGACCACTATGCTTTCAAGCGACGAGCGAGAAGCGATGCGTCAGTCGGTAATTAACGACAGAACTCAATGGCTACAAGCTATTCTTGCCGATCTTGACATTAACGAACTCAGTATTGACTGCAAAGTGATTTGGCACAATCGCCCGTATGAGCAAATTATTAATCAAGTACTAGAAAATGGTTATGACATTGTCATTAAAGGCACTCATCAGCATGATAAACTTAAATCGGTTATTTTCACGCCAACTGATTGGCATATATTACGCAAATGTCCATGCCCTGTGTTATTAGTAAAAGAGCATTCATGGCCTGATAACGGTAATATCGTCGCTGCATTAAACATTGGCAGTAATGAAGAAGAGCATAAGTCGCTCAATGATAAAATTACTGCTGAGGCTAAACAGTTAACAAAAGTGATGAAAGCTAATTTACACTTAGTCAATTCGTTCCCTGGTACGCCCGTAAATATAGCTATTGAGATCCCTGAGTTTAACGCCAACGATTACAATCTTTCAATGCTAAAGCATCATAAACACGCGATGCAAGAACATGCTAAAGCATTTAATATTGCTCCGGAAAACACTCATATAAAAGAAGGTTTACCTGAGGATGTTATCCAAAGCGTCGCCAGCAAATTAGATGCAGAATTGGTTATTTTAGGCACTGTTGGTCGTACAGGCTTATCTGCAGCATTAATAGGCAACACTGCTGAGCATGTTATCGACAGACTTAATTGTGATGTATTAGCGTTAAAGCCCGATGGTTACGTTTCACCATTTGATGTTGAATAA
- a CDS encoding FixH family protein has translation MKTSWYQEPWAWLVFILPFTAVVAGITTFIIANTNPDTLVVGDYYKKGKAINLELGKIKQAEKLGMRFGLKLVGDQLTVRPTGIEKEFPLLNVNFYHPTLEEKDFYLALTADGNGNFTHHFEADQDVSGKWQVTISPFENHWKIQAEITLPQSEFITLAPDPSTAN, from the coding sequence ATGAAAACATCTTGGTATCAAGAGCCTTGGGCATGGCTTGTATTTATTTTGCCTTTTACTGCCGTTGTGGCTGGTATTACAACCTTTATTATTGCTAACACTAACCCTGACACGCTCGTCGTTGGTGATTATTATAAAAAAGGTAAGGCTATTAACCTTGAGCTTGGAAAAATTAAACAAGCAGAAAAACTAGGTATGCGCTTTGGCTTAAAGCTTGTTGGTGATCAGTTAACTGTTCGCCCTACCGGTATAGAAAAAGAGTTCCCGTTATTAAACGTTAACTTTTATCACCCTACGTTAGAAGAAAAAGACTTCTATTTAGCATTAACAGCAGATGGTAATGGCAACTTTACTCATCATTTTGAAGCTGACCAGGATGTTTCAGGTAAGTGGCAGGTAACAATCAGTCCATTCGAAAACCACTGGAAAATTCAAGCAGAGATCACCTTACCTCAATCTGAATTTATTACTTTAGCGCCAGACCCATCGACAGCAAATTAG
- a CDS encoding glucosaminidase domain-containing protein: MTKFNKNYFIALLFLLLLGAGLIAPFTFLALQEDAEVVIPVVPKVVKKVVKKVEQPLHDVDLPDFAEIRDVKEKKRQFFAFIRPAVVAENAKILASRAEVERLIAQLTLEEPFTQEEHALVASLIKKYKVSKKFSLLRQLYELQLKIDVIPPALVLVQAANESAWGTSRFARIGLNFFGVWCYREGCGMVPGSRNSGAKHEVAAYDSVRIGVARYLHNINTNAAYKVFRSIRGQLREQNQPLAPEILATGLTRYSERGTDYVLELTEMIRHNRRYFTPEQR; the protein is encoded by the coding sequence TTGACAAAATTTAATAAAAATTACTTTATAGCATTACTTTTTTTGCTCTTGTTGGGCGCGGGTCTAATTGCCCCCTTTACTTTTTTAGCGTTGCAAGAAGATGCAGAAGTAGTGATACCAGTAGTACCTAAAGTCGTTAAAAAAGTAGTTAAGAAAGTAGAGCAGCCTTTACATGATGTTGATTTACCCGACTTTGCTGAAATTCGTGATGTGAAAGAGAAGAAAAGGCAGTTTTTTGCTTTTATTCGACCAGCAGTTGTTGCTGAGAATGCAAAAATATTAGCTTCTCGTGCTGAAGTTGAACGGTTAATTGCACAATTAACCCTTGAAGAACCGTTTACTCAAGAAGAACATGCTTTAGTCGCGAGTTTAATAAAAAAATACAAAGTTAGTAAAAAGTTTTCTCTTTTAAGGCAGCTATACGAGCTACAACTTAAAATTGATGTTATTCCTCCGGCATTAGTACTTGTACAAGCGGCCAATGAATCTGCTTGGGGTACATCGCGCTTTGCTCGAATAGGCTTAAACTTTTTTGGTGTTTGGTGCTATCGAGAAGGTTGTGGCATGGTGCCAGGTAGTCGTAATAGCGGCGCCAAGCATGAAGTCGCCGCTTATGACTCAGTTCGCATTGGGGTTGCTCGTTATTTACATAACATTAATACTAATGCAGCTTATAAAGTCTTTAGAAGCATTCGAGGACAGTTAAGAGAGCAAAATCAGCCATTAGCTCCAGAAATACTTGCCACTGGTTTAACGCGTTATTCTGAGCGTGGTACTGACTATGTGTTGGAGTTAACTGAAATGATCCGACATAACCGTCGATATTTCACACCGGAGCAAAGATAA
- the fnr gene encoding fumarate/nitrate reduction transcriptional regulator Fnr: MSNSSCTGQQHIHCQNCSISELCLPFTLNDKELDSLDNIIDRKRPIHKGEQIFTDGQAMHALYAIRSGTFKTYTVNEQGEEQITGFHLAGDLLGFDAIADSEHPSFAKALETSMVCEIPYNTLDSLSNTMPKLKKQILRMMSTEIRGDQEMLTLLNRKNAEQRLATFISTLSIRYHARGLSASEFRLTMTRSDIGNYIGLTVETISRLLNRFHKNGLIQVDGKLITILDIAKLNECAAL, translated from the coding sequence ATGAGTAATTCTTCATGTACGGGTCAGCAACACATTCATTGTCAAAATTGCAGTATTAGTGAGTTATGCCTGCCTTTTACACTTAATGACAAAGAATTAGACAGTCTAGACAATATTATTGATAGAAAACGTCCTATTCATAAAGGTGAGCAAATATTTACCGATGGGCAGGCAATGCACGCGCTTTATGCTATTCGTTCAGGTACTTTTAAAACCTATACTGTTAATGAACAAGGCGAAGAACAAATTACCGGTTTTCACTTAGCGGGTGATTTACTTGGTTTTGACGCTATCGCAGATTCAGAACACCCAAGCTTCGCTAAAGCCCTAGAAACATCAATGGTGTGTGAAATACCTTACAACACTCTCGATAGCTTATCGAATACGATGCCGAAATTGAAAAAACAAATTTTGCGCATGATGAGTACTGAAATTCGTGGTGACCAAGAAATGTTAACGCTACTTAACCGCAAAAATGCAGAACAACGGCTGGCTACATTTATCAGTACGTTGAGTATTCGCTATCACGCTCGTGGGTTGTCAGCATCTGAGTTTCGCTTAACAATGACCCGTAGTGATATTGGTAACTATATTGGTTTAACGGTAGAAACAATCAGTCGCTTACTTAATCGTTTTCATAAAAACGGTTTAATTCAAGTTGATGGTAAATTAATTACTATCCTTGATATTGCAAAACTCAATGAGTGTGCTGCACTATAG
- a CDS encoding sulfite exporter TauE/SafE family protein, with translation MTLDFFSAFVIGLLGSGHCVVMCGGISTMLTSAISDTSRKNKYAIIFAYNFGRIASYSVIGALVAFTSSMATKNIGLPVSLLKTLAGVFLILLGLYLGQWLMWLSHVEHLGKNVWRYISPKTKKFIPIKNVRSAFALGGLWGWLPCGLVYSTLTWALASADVVNGALIMFFFGLGTLPALLSVSLGTISVKSLLSHKLFRKLAAIFVIIYGFYTILIAYL, from the coding sequence ATGACGCTTGATTTCTTTTCTGCTTTTGTTATTGGCTTATTAGGCTCAGGGCACTGTGTTGTGATGTGCGGTGGTATAAGTACCATGCTTACTTCAGCGATATCAGATACCTCGCGTAAGAACAAATATGCCATCATCTTTGCTTATAACTTTGGCCGCATTGCTTCTTATAGTGTTATCGGCGCCCTTGTCGCATTTACAAGTTCCATGGCGACAAAAAACATCGGCTTACCGGTTTCATTACTTAAAACACTGGCGGGTGTTTTTCTCATTTTATTAGGCTTGTATTTAGGGCAATGGTTAATGTGGCTTAGCCATGTTGAACATTTAGGTAAAAATGTTTGGCGTTATATATCGCCTAAAACTAAAAAATTTATTCCCATTAAAAATGTCAGAAGTGCCTTTGCCTTAGGTGGACTTTGGGGTTGGTTACCTTGTGGGTTAGTTTACTCAACATTGACTTGGGCATTGGCCAGTGCTGATGTTGTCAATGGCGCTTTGATCATGTTTTTCTTTGGCTTGGGCACTTTACCCGCTTTACTTTCGGTGTCGCTGGGCACGATAAGTGTTAAGTCATTACTCAGTCACAAACTATTCAGGAAGTTAGCCGCTATTTTTGTGATCATATACGGCTTTTATACTATACTGATTGCATATCTATAG
- a CDS encoding DUF1415 domain-containing protein, with the protein MSLVLEVEHTKQWLAQVIIELNFCPFAKKEFVNQTIHYHLSAEKQLKSALVELLAQCHYLQDNAAIETSLLIYQDGFRDFNRFLDLVDYANDVVVENGFEGIFQIATFHPEYCFADANYDDASNFTNRSPYPTLHLIREQSMERVLSVYKNPEAIPDNNIALAEKKGADFFKHLLMNIKNSG; encoded by the coding sequence ATGAGCTTAGTACTAGAAGTAGAACACACTAAACAATGGTTAGCACAAGTGATCATTGAACTAAATTTTTGTCCGTTTGCAAAAAAAGAGTTTGTAAATCAAACTATTCACTATCACTTAAGTGCTGAAAAACAACTAAAGTCCGCTTTAGTTGAATTGTTAGCGCAATGTCATTACCTGCAAGATAATGCGGCCATAGAAACAAGCTTATTAATCTATCAAGATGGCTTTAGAGATTTCAATCGCTTTTTAGACTTGGTTGATTATGCCAATGACGTCGTGGTAGAAAATGGCTTTGAAGGAATATTTCAAATAGCGACCTTTCATCCGGAATATTGCTTTGCCGATGCTAACTATGATGACGCTAGTAACTTCACTAATCGTTCTCCGTATCCTACCTTACATTTAATTCGCGAACAGAGTATGGAGAGGGTACTCAGTGTTTATAAAAACCCTGAAGCGATCCCTGATAATAATATTGCCTTAGCTGAGAAAAAAGGTGCTGATTTTTTTAAACACTTATTAATGAACATTAAAAATAGTGGTTGA
- the ttcA gene encoding tRNA 2-thiocytidine(32) synthetase TtcA, which produces MSADLKSPLTPSQTTQLHKLEKRLRRHVGQAIAQYNMIEDGDKIMVCLSGGKDSYALLEILMRLKESAPIHFDLIAVNLDQKQPGFPEHILPNYLEALGVEYKIVEEDTYAIVKEKIPEGKTTCSLCSRLRRALLYKAAKALGATKIALGHHRDDMVETLMLNMFYGGKLKSMPAKLVSDNGEHVVIRPLAFCKEQELIQYAKLKQFPIIPCNLCGSQPNLQRQNIKAMLQDWDKNHPGRIESMFTAIQNVVPSHLCDSELFDFKTIDSNSGIIDGGDTAFDQETFSQPTNLESNALQVNASDLLQVVQVK; this is translated from the coding sequence ATGAGCGCAGATTTAAAGTCACCACTTACACCAAGCCAAACAACACAATTACATAAACTCGAAAAACGTTTACGACGTCATGTAGGTCAAGCGATTGCCCAATATAATATGATTGAAGACGGCGATAAAATTATGGTGTGTTTATCTGGTGGCAAAGACAGTTATGCATTATTAGAAATCCTGATGCGCCTGAAAGAATCAGCCCCAATTCATTTTGACTTAATTGCGGTTAATCTTGACCAAAAACAACCGGGCTTTCCTGAGCATATATTACCAAACTATTTAGAAGCGCTTGGTGTCGAATATAAAATTGTTGAAGAAGACACCTATGCGATTGTAAAAGAGAAAATTCCTGAAGGAAAAACAACCTGTAGTTTATGTTCACGTCTGCGTCGTGCATTATTATATAAAGCAGCCAAAGCATTAGGCGCAACTAAAATTGCCCTAGGTCATCACCGTGATGACATGGTTGAAACCTTAATGCTAAATATGTTTTACGGTGGCAAGCTTAAATCCATGCCGGCAAAATTGGTGTCTGATAATGGTGAGCATGTGGTTATTCGTCCACTCGCCTTTTGTAAAGAACAAGAGCTGATCCAATACGCAAAACTGAAACAGTTTCCTATTATTCCTTGTAACTTATGTGGCTCTCAGCCGAATTTACAACGCCAAAATATTAAAGCTATGTTGCAAGATTGGGATAAAAACCATCCAGGTCGTATTGAGTCAATGTTCACCGCCATTCAAAATGTTGTACCTTCACATCTTTGTGATAGTGAACTCTTTGACTTTAAAACCATAGATTCCAATTCTGGTATTATTGATGGTGGCGATACAGCTTTTGATCAAGAAACCTTCTCTCAGCCCACTAACCTTGAAAGTAATGCCCTTCAGGTTAATGCCAGTGATTTATTGCAGGTAGTACAAGTAAAATAA
- a CDS encoding heavy metal translocating P-type ATPase translates to MTIDCFHCGEVVPKGINLTTNIDSITQPMCCIGCQAVAQTIVDNNLTDYYRFRSAPAQKGELLVPEQLQRNEILDDENLQNEFTYYHDGFKETILTIEGISCSACAWLIEMQVSKFAGINKVNVNATTQRATVQWQESAVKLSEILSLIDKIGYHALPFKASTAEESNKKQTKNFIKRLGISGILMMQVMMIAFGLYFGAFADMAEHNLLYLRWASFFLTVPIVTYGAFPFYKSAFFALKARQLSMDVPVSIAISLAFIASAWATFTQQGEVYFESVSMFTFLLLIGKFLEFRARTRAADVSANLLKLMPMTATKIDNGVECFIAATHLKADDIILVKPGETIPADSEIVTGSSQINEAMLSGEQLPLNKTAHDTIYAGTINGDGNLTAKVSHSNQESFLSQLIRLSENAQSHKPKLAKLSDKIAQYFVALILFVTSLTAIYWSQHLPEEAFWITLSVLVVTCPCALSLATPTALTCATTRLNREGILIKSAHVLETMPEIDSIAFDKTGTLTTGEFTIAEVKTYGEFADNNAKEGQQRVLAIASALEAHSAHPLAKAFNPFRDFNQMTTEVVVVPGAGISGKVNEQHYRIGKSSWLLNNDNASGHSAQCVLLQDDKLIAEFYLHDGLRDDAKELIEFLHNEAIETTMLSGDHLSGCNKLQTQLKLDNVQANLSAQDKVNAIKELQESHTVAMIGDGVNDTPVLGAAHLSIAMGSGTDIAKNGADVILLNNKLNCVRTLRQVSQQTNRIIKQNYLWAFGYNAIVLPLAVMGYIAPYMAVVGMSASSILVVSNSLRLLKK, encoded by the coding sequence ATGACGATAGATTGCTTTCATTGCGGCGAAGTTGTTCCCAAAGGTATTAATTTAACCACCAATATAGATAGCATCACCCAACCTATGTGTTGCATAGGTTGTCAGGCTGTGGCGCAAACTATTGTCGATAACAACTTAACTGACTATTACCGCTTTCGCAGTGCTCCCGCACAAAAAGGCGAATTATTAGTCCCTGAACAATTGCAGCGCAATGAAATTCTTGATGATGAAAACCTACAAAATGAGTTTACCTATTATCATGATGGCTTCAAAGAAACCATACTAACCATTGAAGGCATAAGTTGCTCAGCTTGTGCTTGGTTAATAGAAATGCAAGTCAGCAAGTTTGCCGGCATTAATAAAGTCAATGTTAACGCAACAACACAAAGAGCCACAGTACAGTGGCAGGAAAGTGCAGTAAAACTTAGCGAGATCCTCAGTTTAATTGACAAAATCGGCTATCACGCCCTGCCCTTTAAAGCGAGTACAGCTGAAGAGAGTAATAAAAAGCAGACGAAAAACTTTATTAAGCGTTTAGGTATTTCTGGCATTTTAATGATGCAAGTGATGATGATCGCCTTTGGTTTGTACTTTGGCGCTTTTGCCGATATGGCGGAGCATAATTTACTTTATTTACGTTGGGCTAGCTTTTTCTTAACGGTTCCTATTGTCACTTATGGCGCGTTCCCATTTTATAAAAGTGCTTTTTTTGCCTTAAAAGCACGACAACTTTCGATGGATGTACCGGTATCGATAGCGATCAGTTTGGCTTTTATTGCCAGCGCTTGGGCGACCTTCACTCAACAAGGTGAGGTGTATTTCGAATCAGTTTCTATGTTCACCTTCCTTTTATTGATTGGTAAATTCCTTGAATTTAGAGCACGTACACGTGCTGCTGATGTTTCCGCTAATCTACTAAAATTAATGCCGATGACCGCCACTAAAATTGACAATGGCGTTGAATGTTTTATCGCAGCAACACACTTAAAAGCTGATGACATTATTTTAGTTAAGCCCGGTGAAACCATACCGGCCGATAGTGAGATAGTCACCGGTAGCAGTCAAATAAATGAAGCCATGTTGTCTGGTGAGCAATTACCTTTAAATAAAACCGCTCATGACACCATTTATGCAGGTACCATCAACGGTGACGGCAATTTAACTGCCAAAGTTAGCCATAGTAATCAAGAATCTTTTTTGAGCCAATTAATTCGTTTAAGTGAAAATGCACAAAGCCATAAGCCTAAACTAGCCAAACTGTCCGATAAAATTGCGCAGTATTTTGTTGCACTCATTCTCTTTGTTACGTCGCTTACGGCGATATATTGGTCACAACATCTGCCAGAAGAAGCCTTTTGGATAACCTTATCGGTATTAGTGGTTACTTGTCCTTGTGCATTGTCACTAGCAACCCCGACCGCCCTCACGTGTGCTACCACTCGTTTGAACCGTGAAGGTATTTTGATAAAGTCGGCACACGTACTTGAAACAATGCCTGAAATTGACTCTATTGCGTTTGATAAAACCGGCACACTGACCACAGGTGAATTTACGATTGCAGAAGTGAAAACCTATGGCGAATTTGCTGATAATAACGCTAAAGAGGGTCAACAACGTGTTTTAGCTATTGCTTCAGCGCTTGAGGCACATTCGGCACATCCACTAGCTAAAGCTTTTAACCCCTTTCGCGATTTTAATCAAATGACAACAGAAGTAGTTGTGGTGCCTGGTGCAGGAATTTCTGGCAAGGTTAATGAACAGCATTACCGAATTGGTAAAAGCTCATGGCTATTAAACAATGATAATGCAAGCGGACATAGTGCGCAGTGTGTATTGTTGCAAGATGATAAGTTAATTGCTGAATTTTATTTGCACGATGGTTTACGAGATGATGCAAAAGAGCTTATTGAATTTCTTCATAACGAAGCTATCGAGACAACCATGCTTTCTGGTGATCACCTTTCGGGCTGCAATAAATTACAAACACAGCTGAAACTCGATAATGTACAGGCTAATTTATCAGCGCAAGATAAAGTTAATGCCATTAAAGAACTGCAAGAGTCGCATACTGTCGCCATGATTGGCGATGGAGTGAATGACACACCCGTTTTAGGCGCTGCTCATTTATCGATCGCCATGGGCAGCGGTACTGATATTGCTAAAAATGGCGCGGATGTGATATTACTCAATAACAAACTTAACTGTGTGCGAACCTTGCGACAAGTTTCTCAGCAAACAAATCGAATTATAAAACAGAACTATCTTTGGGCCTTTGGTTACAACGCAATTGTATTACCATTGGCCGTGATGGGATACATTGCACCTTACATGGCCGTTGTTGGCATGTCGGCCAGTTCAATTTTAGTGGTAAGCAACTCTTTAAGGCTATTGAAAAAATGA